The following coding sequences are from one Halobacteriovorax sp. JY17 window:
- the dnaE gene encoding DNA polymerase III subunit alpha yields the protein MSENESSSLLETHPNSFVHLHLHTQYSLLDGAIRLKDLIPAAKEMGVPAIAQTDHGNMFGAIDFYKRCKSEGIKPILGSEIYFTPGSRFDRKSARRSARVSNQDEEESNHHIHHLILLAKNNTGYQNLCKLLSRAYLEGFYYKPRADVELLKEYSEGLICTTACLKGEVGYNFFTGQDDKAVRAIEKLQEVFGYEDFYLEIQENGIPEQADVNRKVLEYAKNNKVKVVATNDAHYMTPEDATAQEVLLCIQTGKSFADENRMKMTSQEFYYKSPEKMREQFHYAPEACDATLEIADKCNVELSWTDEKGNQIYHLPDYPIDTGETPDEYFRRSCKEGLEERFRGPHFTKLVAQDNWKTEEEPKYWDRLKYEVDMIIEMGFPGYFLIVADFIQWSKNNGIPVGPGRGSGAGSLAAYAMTITNIDPLPYNLLFERFINPERISMPDFDVDFCQAGRQRVIEYVTEKYGEDKVGQIITFGKLQAKAVVKDVSRVFDLSFAEANMLSKLIPDELGINLEKAIEMEPKIQELIDTDPKIRQIFTISRRLEGLYRHAGIHAAGVIITSKPLVEYCPLFKGAKGEKVVQFDKDFSEEIGLVKFDFLGLKTLTVIDHASKFVQRDHVKDFDIEEIDYEDSKVYDFIGDGNTIGVFQLESSGMIDLCKRIMPDSIDDITAINALYRPGPMGSGMHDQFVEIKHGRQKEHYPFEELRPLLKDTYGIIVYQEQVMNIARVLAGYTLGQADILRKAMGKKKISLIEEHREIFLKGAAERGFDVEKAGDLYQLMASFAEYGFNKSHAVAYSYISFQTAFLKYYYPSCFFAGLLSTELSNTDKVTIYINDAKNHGVEVLPPDVNESLWLFNVIGENIRFGMGAIKNVGENAVEELIRERSENGPFKGFIDFCTRVSLKIVNGRVIESLIKVGAFDESEQKLNRKTMLENAELIITYAKKLQHAKELGQVSLFDMAPVEEDDDSNDPMKMLDIQITNDFDDREKLAYEAQLMGIYVSGHPLDRYSDIMDKLASMNIATAHDITGGDKRDMMLAGLISEKRDIMTKKGDKMCFAQLEDLSGKIECIVFPKVFAEFGELLSGDEPVLISGNVNLAEEPRKFFPNNVKLLKDQAEDRVTSIRINVKMEELSETKLDRFKQVLLSYRGSVPAHVIFSANDGRARLPLGEEFLVNPTPQMAARVNELFNGNSVQFIVDGRVEDPAMQ from the coding sequence ATGAGTGAAAACGAATCTTCATCGCTTCTAGAGACACATCCAAATAGCTTTGTTCATCTTCACTTGCATACGCAGTATTCACTGCTAGATGGTGCAATTAGATTAAAGGATTTAATTCCTGCTGCTAAAGAAATGGGTGTTCCTGCTATTGCTCAAACTGATCATGGAAATATGTTCGGAGCAATTGATTTTTATAAGCGTTGTAAGAGCGAAGGTATCAAGCCGATTCTAGGATCTGAAATTTATTTCACTCCTGGTTCGAGATTTGATCGAAAATCTGCAAGAAGATCGGCCCGTGTTTCCAATCAAGATGAAGAGGAATCAAATCACCACATTCATCACCTTATACTACTCGCAAAGAATAATACTGGTTATCAAAATCTTTGTAAGCTTCTCTCGAGAGCATACCTAGAAGGTTTCTATTATAAGCCAAGGGCCGACGTAGAACTTTTAAAAGAATATTCCGAAGGTCTAATTTGTACGACGGCCTGTTTAAAGGGAGAAGTAGGTTATAACTTCTTTACAGGGCAAGATGATAAGGCCGTTAGAGCAATTGAGAAATTACAAGAAGTTTTTGGTTATGAAGACTTCTACTTAGAAATTCAGGAAAATGGAATTCCAGAACAGGCCGATGTTAATAGAAAAGTTTTGGAATATGCCAAGAACAATAAAGTAAAAGTTGTAGCAACAAATGATGCTCACTACATGACTCCTGAAGATGCGACAGCACAAGAAGTTCTTCTTTGTATTCAGACAGGGAAGTCTTTTGCTGATGAAAATAGAATGAAGATGACTTCTCAGGAGTTTTATTACAAATCTCCTGAGAAAATGCGTGAACAATTTCACTACGCCCCTGAGGCGTGCGATGCCACTTTAGAAATTGCGGATAAGTGTAATGTTGAACTTTCTTGGACAGATGAGAAGGGAAATCAAATTTATCATCTTCCTGACTATCCAATTGATACGGGTGAAACTCCTGATGAATATTTTAGAAGATCTTGTAAGGAAGGACTTGAAGAAAGGTTTAGAGGTCCCCACTTTACTAAATTAGTCGCTCAAGATAATTGGAAGACTGAAGAAGAGCCTAAGTATTGGGACAGACTTAAATATGAAGTCGATATGATTATCGAGATGGGATTTCCTGGTTACTTCCTAATTGTTGCTGACTTTATTCAATGGTCAAAGAATAATGGAATCCCTGTAGGTCCTGGACGTGGTTCTGGTGCGGGCTCTCTTGCGGCTTACGCGATGACGATTACAAATATTGATCCACTTCCATATAACCTTCTCTTTGAAAGATTTATAAATCCTGAACGTATTTCCATGCCCGATTTTGACGTTGATTTTTGTCAAGCTGGTCGTCAAAGAGTTATTGAATATGTAACTGAAAAATATGGAGAAGATAAAGTAGGGCAGATTATTACTTTTGGTAAACTGCAGGCGAAAGCGGTTGTGAAAGATGTTTCAAGAGTTTTTGATCTATCTTTTGCAGAAGCGAATATGTTGTCTAAACTTATTCCAGATGAACTTGGAATAAATCTTGAGAAGGCCATTGAGATGGAGCCTAAGATTCAAGAACTCATCGATACCGATCCAAAGATTAGACAGATCTTTACCATCTCTAGAAGACTTGAAGGTTTATATCGTCACGCGGGGATTCACGCCGCTGGTGTAATTATTACGAGTAAGCCCCTTGTTGAGTATTGCCCTCTTTTTAAAGGTGCCAAGGGCGAGAAGGTTGTTCAATTTGATAAGGACTTTTCAGAAGAAATTGGTCTTGTTAAATTCGACTTTCTTGGACTTAAAACTCTCACAGTAATTGATCATGCTTCTAAATTTGTTCAAAGAGATCATGTTAAAGATTTTGATATTGAAGAAATTGATTATGAAGATTCTAAAGTTTATGACTTCATTGGTGATGGGAATACTATTGGTGTATTCCAGCTTGAATCATCAGGGATGATTGACCTTTGTAAGAGAATTATGCCTGATAGTATTGATGATATTACGGCGATTAATGCTCTCTACAGACCAGGTCCTATGGGGTCTGGGATGCATGATCAATTTGTGGAAATCAAGCATGGTAGGCAGAAAGAGCATTATCCATTTGAAGAGCTAAGACCACTGCTAAAAGATACTTATGGAATTATTGTTTATCAGGAACAGGTGATGAATATTGCCAGAGTTCTGGCTGGCTATACTCTAGGGCAAGCAGATATTCTTAGAAAGGCGATGGGAAAGAAAAAGATTTCTCTTATTGAAGAACATAGGGAGATCTTTCTAAAAGGTGCAGCTGAGAGAGGGTTCGATGTTGAAAAGGCCGGAGATCTCTATCAGTTAATGGCAAGTTTTGCGGAATATGGTTTTAACAAATCTCACGCTGTTGCTTATTCATACATCTCATTCCAAACTGCTTTCTTAAAGTACTACTATCCATCATGTTTCTTTGCGGGACTTCTTTCGACTGAACTTTCTAATACTGATAAAGTTACTATCTACATTAACGATGCTAAAAACCATGGCGTTGAAGTTCTCCCTCCTGATGTGAACGAGTCTCTTTGGCTCTTTAACGTCATTGGGGAAAATATTCGCTTTGGTATGGGAGCAATTAAGAATGTTGGTGAGAATGCTGTTGAAGAATTAATTAGAGAGCGATCTGAAAATGGTCCATTTAAAGGATTCATCGACTTCTGTACTAGAGTTTCTTTAAAAATTGTTAACGGTAGAGTTATTGAATCGTTAATTAAGGTAGGGGCTTTTGATGAGAGCGAGCAAAAGCTCAATAGAAAGACTATGCTTGAAAATGCAGAGCTGATTATTACTTACGCTAAGAAACTTCAGCACGCTAAAGAACTTGGACAGGTTAGTCTTTTCGATATGGCCCCTGTTGAAGAAGATGACGACTCTAACGATCCAATGAAGATGTTAGATATTCAAATCACGAATGACTTTGATGATAGAGAGAAGCTTGCTTACGAGGCTCAGTTGATGGGAATCTATGTTTCAGGTCATCCACTAGATCGCTATAGCGATATTATGGATAAACTTGCATCAATGAATATAGCAACTGCTCATGATATTACTGGTGGTGATAAGAGAGATATGATGCTCGCTGGATTGATCTCTGAAAAGAGAGATATCATGACCAAAAAGGGCGATAAAATGTGCTTCGCTCAGCTTGAAGACCTCTCTGGAAAGATTGAATGTATTGTCTTTCCGAAAGTTTTTGCCGAATTCGGAGAACTGCTAAGTGGTGATGAGCCAGTACTTATAAGTGGAAATGTGAATTTAGCGGAAGAGCCACGCAAGTTTTTTCCTAATAATGTGAAATTATTGAAAGATCAGGCCGAGGATAGGGTTACTTCAATTCGAATTAATGTTAAAATGGAAGAGCTTTCGGAGACTAAACTTGATCGATTCAAGCAGGTACTCTTGAGCTATAGAGGAAGTGTTCCTGCGCATGTTATTTTTAGTGCAAATGATGGACGGGCAAGATTGCCACTAGGAGAAGAGTTTCTAGTTAATCCAACACCACAAATGGCCGCGCGTGTGAATGAACTTTTTAATGGTAATTCAGTTCAGTTTATTGTTGATGGGAGAGTTGAAGATCCAGCAATGCAATAG
- a CDS encoding quinone-dependent dihydroorotate dehydrogenase, with amino-acid sequence MLYDFFKFMAFKMDAEKAHELSIKALSNFPLAMADAFGGDIEDLKKYQVKLNSMNWSFPVGLAAGLDKNAKAINFFSRIPFGAVEVGTVTPLAQIGNDRPRLFRYIEEESLRNCMGFNNDGAEKILRNIQASDRVGKILGVNLGKNKTTSAEEAHLDYLKLFKTFKDHCDYLVINVSSPNTPGLRDLQRHESMREIFESLEDERKTCRTPLFIKISPDLPLDSLEGIVSLASEFKLSGIIATNTTIMEDRGIGGVSGKLLTEKGRLVRERLLEIMKDTPELDFIGVGGISNFSDVWDFWKSGGKACQIYSSFIFQGPSVLQDIKSGIDEKLKVNDLNNLEELFKNIKDCH; translated from the coding sequence ATGCTTTATGATTTCTTTAAGTTTATGGCCTTCAAGATGGATGCTGAAAAGGCCCATGAACTTTCAATAAAAGCACTCTCAAATTTTCCTTTGGCCATGGCCGATGCCTTTGGCGGAGACATCGAAGACTTAAAGAAGTATCAAGTGAAGCTTAATTCTATGAATTGGAGCTTCCCGGTAGGGCTTGCTGCAGGACTTGATAAGAATGCGAAGGCCATAAACTTCTTTTCGAGGATTCCTTTTGGTGCTGTAGAAGTTGGAACGGTTACACCCCTTGCTCAAATAGGAAATGATAGACCTAGATTATTTCGATATATTGAAGAAGAATCTCTAAGAAATTGCATGGGGTTCAATAATGACGGAGCAGAGAAGATACTTCGAAATATACAAGCGAGTGACCGAGTAGGAAAAATTCTAGGGGTTAACCTTGGTAAGAATAAGACCACCAGTGCAGAGGAAGCTCATCTCGATTACCTAAAATTATTTAAAACCTTTAAAGACCACTGCGACTATCTCGTAATTAATGTTTCTTCTCCAAATACTCCAGGTCTTAGAGATCTTCAAAGACATGAGAGCATGAGAGAAATCTTTGAGTCATTAGAAGACGAGAGAAAGACTTGTAGAACACCACTTTTTATTAAAATTTCACCAGACCTTCCTCTGGATTCTCTAGAGGGGATTGTGAGTCTTGCTAGCGAGTTTAAGCTAAGTGGAATTATTGCAACTAATACAACAATTATGGAAGATAGAGGTATTGGTGGAGTTTCTGGTAAGCTCTTAACTGAGAAGGGGCGTCTTGTTAGAGAAAGACTTCTAGAAATTATGAAAGACACTCCTGAGCTAGATTTTATTGGAGTCGGTGGAATTTCAAATTTTTCAGATGTTTGGGATTTTTGGAAGAGTGGTGGAAAGGCCTGTCAGATTTATTCATCTTTTATTTTTCAGGGGCCGAGTGTTCTTCAAGATATTAAGTCTGGCATTGATGAGAAATTGAAAGTGAATGATTTAAATAATCTTGAAGAGTTGTTTAAGAATATTAAGGATTGTCACTAG
- a CDS encoding tetratricopeptide repeat protein: MDISEIPFNMNIEIADDLREVPVDTDQMHRGINFLKEAASEESEELIKAKIFSHIGFYSRIVFELNQSHDFYEQSIALYEKHKKKLSAFSVKIRLAVTYQWMGKFAKADSFFHHALEVCRSSNEKKVQKFEVTILEYYGKCKFEQHSISKAEELLTDALEIRIISGDLELINQAQHALTIVTRRLAKD; the protein is encoded by the coding sequence ATGGATATTTCTGAAATTCCATTTAATATGAATATTGAAATTGCGGACGACCTTAGGGAAGTGCCAGTTGATACAGATCAAATGCACCGAGGAATAAATTTTTTAAAAGAAGCTGCTAGTGAAGAAAGTGAAGAACTTATTAAAGCAAAGATTTTCTCTCACATTGGATTCTATTCAAGAATTGTATTTGAACTTAATCAGTCACATGACTTCTACGAGCAGTCTATTGCTCTCTATGAAAAGCATAAGAAGAAGCTCTCCGCTTTCTCTGTAAAGATTAGACTTGCTGTAACTTATCAATGGATGGGGAAGTTTGCTAAGGCAGATAGTTTCTTTCATCACGCCTTAGAAGTTTGCAGAAGTTCAAATGAAAAAAAAGTTCAAAAATTTGAAGTGACTATTCTTGAGTATTATGGAAAGTGTAAGTTTGAGCAACATAGTATTTCTAAGGCCGAGGAATTGCTAACTGATGCTCTTGAGATTCGAATTATTAGTGGAGACCTAGAGCTTATCAATCAAGCTCAACACGCTTTAACAATTGTGACAAGAAGGCTTGCAAAAGACTAA
- the queC gene encoding 7-cyano-7-deazaguanine synthase QueC, producing MSNKSKELAVVLVSGGMDSLVTAAMANEEHENMAFLHLNYGQKTQDRELECFTKIADFYNVPKSLRKIIDISFLTQIGGSSLTDDSIDVKNYQGESEEIPDSYVPFRNTHIVAMAVSWSEVVGGKKIYIGAVYEDSSGYPDCRPSYYKALNNLIKEGTKDGDIEVVTPVIHMKKEEIVKKAISLNAPLSSSYSCYARGDKACGICDSCALRLRGFQIAGLEDPIEYDQRPNYL from the coding sequence ATGTCGAATAAGTCCAAAGAATTAGCAGTAGTTTTAGTTAGCGGTGGAATGGACTCTCTCGTAACAGCGGCTATGGCCAATGAAGAACATGAGAATATGGCATTTCTCCACTTAAACTACGGACAGAAGACTCAAGACCGTGAGCTTGAGTGTTTTACAAAAATTGCAGACTTTTATAATGTTCCAAAATCTCTTAGAAAAATAATTGATATAAGCTTCCTCACTCAAATTGGAGGAAGCTCACTTACAGATGATTCAATTGACGTAAAGAACTATCAAGGCGAGAGCGAAGAGATCCCTGATAGCTACGTTCCTTTTAGAAATACTCATATCGTTGCCATGGCCGTTTCATGGTCAGAAGTTGTCGGTGGAAAGAAAATTTATATTGGAGCAGTTTACGAAGATTCATCAGGATACCCAGATTGTAGACCTTCATACTATAAGGCCTTAAATAACCTTATAAAAGAAGGTACGAAAGATGGGGATATCGAAGTTGTCACTCCTGTTATTCACATGAAGAAAGAAGAAATTGTTAAAAAGGCCATTTCTCTAAACGCTCCTCTATCTTCTTCGTACTCATGCTATGCTCGCGGCGATAAGGCCTGTGGGATCTGTGACTCTTGCGCTCTAAGGCTTAGAGGCTTTCAAATTGCTGGACTTGAAGACCCTATTGAGTACGACCAAAGACCAAATTACCTTTAG
- a CDS encoding phospho-sugar mutase: MEQNALERAKAWAENSYFDEEFRKEIQNLIDIGDEKEIIERFYKDLEFGTGGMRSIIGAGTNRINTYTIRKATQALANEIIRSGKEEGLSELKIAISYDNRRFSFEFAKEVASVMAANNVHAYIYKRLNPVPLLSFSVRHHKAQAGVMVTASHNPPEYNGYKVFWNDGAQVTPPNDSNIINNYNSMTDFSNVKTMNFEDGLEKNLIHWVGEDVENLYFEAINSKAVNAKMCKEEGSKLKIVYTPIHGTGFIPCSTALKNLGFTNVQIVEEQKLPDEDFPTVSSPNPENPEALALAVKLMEETNADVAFGTDPDTDRVGIAFKKNGEIIYLNGNQIGVLMVHYMMSGLKKSGAMPSNPYFVKTIVTTPLQDLIAESFGVETFNTLTGFKWICGKMNQLEKTNPEKNFVFATEESFGYLNHEFVRDKDGVSSITLLSEICLHHKLQGMDLVDALDKIYEEYGFSSETLLNLNYFGKEGSEKIARIMENFRAYSDKTFCGEEISYLEDYSTGESKSFTESKLSKLDLPTSNVLGFNFTNGTKVYMRPSGTEPKIKFYIMIQEKEGSLDEKKKKALAKTDEFLSYIKEQADKA, from the coding sequence ATGGAGCAGAATGCACTAGAGAGAGCTAAGGCTTGGGCAGAGAATTCATACTTTGATGAAGAATTTAGAAAAGAGATACAGAATCTTATTGATATTGGTGACGAAAAAGAAATTATTGAGAGATTCTACAAAGACCTCGAATTTGGAACTGGTGGAATGAGAAGCATCATTGGTGCCGGAACAAATAGAATTAATACATACACAATTAGAAAGGCCACTCAAGCGCTGGCTAATGAAATAATTAGATCAGGCAAAGAAGAAGGTCTATCTGAATTAAAAATAGCCATCTCTTATGACAATAGAAGATTCTCTTTTGAATTTGCAAAAGAAGTCGCTAGTGTCATGGCCGCAAATAATGTCCACGCTTATATTTATAAGAGATTAAATCCAGTCCCTCTTCTAAGCTTTAGTGTTAGACATCATAAAGCTCAAGCAGGAGTTATGGTAACAGCTTCTCATAATCCTCCAGAGTATAATGGATATAAAGTATTTTGGAATGATGGAGCTCAGGTTACTCCACCAAATGATTCAAATATTATTAACAACTATAATTCAATGACTGATTTCTCTAACGTTAAAACAATGAACTTTGAAGATGGTCTTGAAAAAAATCTTATTCACTGGGTTGGTGAAGATGTTGAGAATTTATACTTTGAAGCGATTAACTCAAAAGCTGTTAATGCCAAAATGTGTAAAGAAGAAGGAAGTAAATTAAAAATAGTTTATACACCAATTCACGGAACAGGATTTATTCCTTGCTCAACCGCCCTAAAGAATCTTGGATTCACAAATGTTCAAATTGTAGAAGAGCAAAAACTTCCAGATGAGGATTTCCCGACTGTAAGTTCTCCTAATCCAGAAAACCCAGAAGCCCTCGCTCTCGCGGTAAAGCTAATGGAAGAGACAAATGCTGATGTGGCCTTTGGTACAGACCCCGACACTGACCGAGTAGGTATTGCTTTCAAGAAAAATGGTGAAATCATTTATTTAAATGGAAATCAAATTGGTGTTCTTATGGTTCACTATATGATGAGTGGACTTAAGAAATCTGGAGCGATGCCAAGTAACCCATACTTTGTAAAAACAATTGTTACGACGCCATTACAAGATTTAATAGCTGAGAGCTTTGGAGTAGAAACATTCAACACTCTTACAGGATTTAAGTGGATTTGTGGGAAAATGAATCAACTCGAAAAAACAAATCCAGAAAAGAATTTCGTCTTTGCAACTGAAGAGTCTTTTGGATATCTCAATCATGAATTCGTAAGAGATAAAGATGGAGTAAGTTCAATTACCCTACTTAGTGAGATTTGCTTACACCATAAATTACAGGGAATGGATTTAGTAGACGCTCTCGATAAAATTTACGAAGAGTATGGGTTCTCATCAGAGACACTTCTCAATTTAAATTATTTTGGAAAAGAAGGTTCCGAGAAAATAGCTCGGATCATGGAAAACTTTAGAGCCTATTCAGACAAGACTTTTTGCGGCGAAGAAATCAGCTACTTAGAAGATTACTCTACTGGTGAGTCTAAATCTTTTACAGAGTCTAAGCTATCGAAACTTGACCTACCTACTAGTAATGTTCTAGGTTTCAATTTTACAAATGGAACTAAAGTTTACATGAGACCATCTGGAACTGAACCTAAGATTAAGTTCTATATAATGATTCAGGAAAAAGAAGGCTCACTAGACGAAAAGAAGAAAAAGGCCCTTGCTAAGACTGATGAGTTCTTAAGCTACATCAAGGAGCAAGCTGATAAGGCCTAA
- a CDS encoding ferredoxin, translating to MANKDMKHEKNIAGAWYCTDPDDDNGEGCIACNVCYTGAPEFFAEDEDGNAYIMKQPTTDEEVELCVEQMEACPVASIGNDG from the coding sequence ATGGCCAATAAGGACATGAAGCACGAAAAGAATATTGCTGGTGCTTGGTATTGTACAGATCCAGATGATGATAACGGAGAAGGGTGTATTGCATGTAATGTGTGTTATACGGGCGCTCCAGAATTCTTTGCTGAAGATGAAGATGGTAATGCTTATATAATGAAGCAACCAACTACTGATGAAGAAGTTGAACTCTGTGTTGAGCAGATGGAAGCTTGTCCAGTAGCATCAATTGGAAATGACGGTTAA
- a CDS encoding putative Na+/H+ antiporter has protein sequence MNPTNVQLVGTILFVCAVLHTFLVSKFEHLAHKYPKGSIGENIFHFLGEVEAVFGMWAAILIGYMASTQGLMVFGEDGHTVVGGAMKYLEGLNFTEPAFVFVIMCMAGTRPVILFAEKIILALSKLIPLPGKMAFYFSALVIGPLLGSFITEPAAMTVTALILLDYFYSDENMSSKFKYATLGLLFVNISIGGTLSHFAAPPVLMVAGKWHWGFMHMITHFGYKSAIAIIISTLIIVFMFKNELSGKLKVKQAHDNEMVPTWWMTLAHLIFMGLVVYTAHHMVFFLGLFLFFLGFATVTKEYQDEIKLKESLLVGFFLAGLVTLGAQQAWWLQPVLGKMDDLALFFGATALTAITDNAALTYLGSLVELTDSAKYNLVAGAVAGGGLTVIANAPNPAGFGILKGSFGQDGIKPLGLLLAAIGPTLIAMACLELFPSIIMSSGH, from the coding sequence GTGAATCCAACTAACGTTCAATTAGTGGGGACAATACTTTTCGTGTGCGCTGTTCTCCACACTTTTCTTGTTTCAAAATTTGAGCACCTCGCTCATAAATATCCAAAAGGATCTATCGGCGAAAATATTTTTCACTTCCTAGGGGAAGTTGAAGCCGTTTTTGGAATGTGGGCAGCTATTCTTATTGGTTATATGGCGTCTACTCAGGGGCTAATGGTTTTTGGTGAAGATGGGCACACTGTTGTTGGTGGTGCAATGAAGTACCTCGAAGGGTTAAATTTTACTGAACCAGCATTTGTTTTTGTCATTATGTGTATGGCGGGGACAAGACCTGTGATTCTATTTGCAGAAAAAATAATTTTGGCCCTTTCAAAATTAATCCCACTTCCTGGTAAGATGGCATTTTATTTTTCAGCTCTAGTTATTGGTCCGCTTCTTGGTTCTTTTATTACTGAACCTGCAGCAATGACTGTTACAGCACTAATCCTTCTTGATTACTTCTACTCAGATGAAAATATGAGTAGTAAATTTAAGTATGCAACTCTAGGTCTTCTATTTGTAAACATTTCAATTGGTGGAACTCTTTCTCACTTTGCAGCACCTCCTGTTTTAATGGTTGCAGGTAAGTGGCATTGGGGATTCATGCATATGATTACACATTTTGGTTATAAGTCAGCAATTGCAATTATTATCTCGACTTTGATTATTGTCTTCATGTTTAAGAATGAATTGTCAGGTAAGTTAAAAGTTAAACAAGCACATGATAATGAAATGGTTCCTACTTGGTGGATGACTCTTGCTCACTTAATCTTTATGGGGTTAGTTGTTTACACTGCTCACCATATGGTTTTCTTTCTTGGACTATTCTTATTCTTCTTAGGATTTGCGACAGTTACTAAAGAGTATCAAGACGAAATTAAATTAAAAGAGTCACTTCTTGTTGGCTTCTTCCTAGCTGGTCTTGTTACTCTTGGAGCACAACAAGCTTGGTGGTTACAACCAGTTTTAGGAAAGATGGATGATCTAGCATTATTCTTTGGGGCGACAGCTCTAACTGCCATTACTGATAATGCTGCACTTACTTACTTAGGTTCATTAGTAGAGCTTACTGATTCAGCTAAATATAACCTTGTTGCTGGTGCCGTCGCAGGTGGTGGTCTTACTGTTATTGCCAATGCTCCAAACCCAGCAGGTTTTGGAATTCTTAAAGGTTCATTTGGTCAAGACGGTATTAAGCCTCTAGGTCTTTTACTTGCGGCGATTGGCCCAACGCTAATTGCTATGGCCTGTTTAGAATTATTCCCTTCAATTATAATGAGTTCTGGGCATTAG
- a CDS encoding branched-chain amino acid aminotransferase — MTLNVDPKALEALNNFKLPEDIGFGRTMVPIMAVCDFENGKWGELQLLPYGPLELDPTAKVLHYGQEIFEGMKAYHYEGHGPYLFRADQNAKRFNESAKRMAMAEVPEEIYLEAVRAIVGYSNDFIPVQSGESLYIRPFMISTEEHLGIKPSEKFKFLVIASPSGAYFSTGFLKVLIEREFIRACPGGMGAAKTGGNYAGSLISAQKAKSLGFQQTLWLDALEKTYIEEMSGMNFFSVINGKLHTPEIQDTILDGITRNSLIQLAKDLGYEVVEEKMNINDLLTAIENGSCSECFACGTAAIITPIGMLGDAGGNEWNIKNPEGPIAKELRETLLSLQEGRIEDIHGWRETVKVICH; from the coding sequence ATGACTTTAAATGTAGATCCGAAGGCACTAGAAGCCCTTAATAATTTCAAACTCCCTGAAGATATCGGTTTTGGAAGAACTATGGTTCCAATTATGGCCGTTTGTGATTTTGAAAATGGAAAATGGGGAGAGCTTCAACTTCTTCCTTACGGACCTCTAGAGCTTGATCCTACAGCAAAAGTTCTCCACTACGGACAAGAGATTTTTGAAGGAATGAAGGCCTACCACTATGAAGGGCACGGTCCATATCTTTTCAGGGCCGATCAAAATGCGAAGAGATTTAACGAGTCGGCCAAGAGAATGGCCATGGCTGAAGTGCCAGAAGAAATTTATCTAGAAGCAGTCAGAGCTATCGTTGGCTATTCAAATGACTTCATCCCTGTACAATCGGGAGAATCCCTTTATATAAGACCATTTATGATTTCTACTGAAGAACATCTAGGGATAAAGCCAAGTGAGAAATTTAAATTTCTCGTTATCGCCTCCCCTTCAGGAGCCTACTTCTCGACAGGATTTTTAAAAGTATTGATTGAAAGAGAATTCATTAGAGCATGTCCAGGGGGAATGGGAGCAGCAAAGACAGGTGGAAATTACGCCGGAAGTTTAATTTCTGCACAAAAAGCAAAATCACTTGGTTTCCAACAAACTCTTTGGCTAGATGCACTTGAAAAAACTTATATTGAAGAAATGTCAGGAATGAATTTCTTCTCTGTAATCAATGGAAAACTTCACACACCAGAAATTCAAGACACAATACTTGATGGAATAACGAGGAACTCTCTTATTCAACTGGCGAAAGACCTTGGATATGAAGTTGTTGAAGAAAAAATGAATATTAATGATCTGCTTACTGCCATAGAAAATGGATCATGTAGTGAATGCTTTGCTTGCGGTACTGCCGCTATTATTACACCTATTGGAATGCTTGGTGATGCTGGGGGAAATGAATGGAATATAAAAAACCCTGAAGGACCTATCGCTAAAGAACTAAGAGAAACACTACTCTCTCTTCAAGAGGGAAGAATCGAAGATATCCATGGCTGGAGAGAAACTGTTAAAGTTATTTGTCACTAA